From a region of the Spelaeicoccus albus genome:
- a CDS encoding demethylmenaquinone methyltransferase has translation MNRAHLDKQPSEVAAMFDRVAARYDVTNDVASLGQARLWRTQVVRAVHAVRGESVLDLAAGTGTSSEPFADLGARVVAGDISEGMLAEGRRRRPDIDFRYADAMDLPFGDDTFDAVTISFGLRNVHDTIRALSEMRRVTKPGGRIVVCEFSTPTFAPFRRVYFEYLMRALPSVARTVSSNPDAYVYLAESIRAWPDQDGLAALMSDAGWARVRYRNLTGGIVALHRAVKPDAAKPDAAARDEDRRSGSAAGAE, from the coding sequence ATGAATCGGGCTCACCTGGACAAACAGCCGAGCGAGGTCGCCGCAATGTTCGATCGCGTCGCTGCCCGCTACGACGTCACCAATGACGTGGCGTCGCTCGGCCAAGCCAGGCTGTGGCGTACGCAGGTGGTCCGCGCCGTGCACGCCGTCCGCGGCGAATCGGTGCTTGATCTGGCTGCCGGCACCGGCACCTCCAGCGAACCGTTCGCCGACCTCGGCGCGCGCGTGGTGGCCGGGGACATCTCGGAAGGCATGCTTGCCGAAGGCCGCCGCCGACGTCCCGATATCGATTTTCGCTACGCCGACGCCATGGATCTTCCGTTCGGCGACGACACTTTCGACGCCGTCACCATCTCGTTCGGCCTGCGCAACGTGCATGACACGATCCGCGCGCTCAGCGAGATGCGCCGGGTGACGAAACCGGGTGGACGCATTGTCGTGTGTGAGTTCTCCACTCCGACATTCGCCCCGTTCCGGCGGGTCTATTTCGAATACCTGATGCGCGCGTTGCCGTCCGTGGCTCGCACCGTCAGCTCGAACCCGGACGCGTACGTGTACTTGGCCGAGTCGATCCGGGCGTGGCCCGATCAAGACGGACTCGCCGCGCTCATGTCGGACGCCGGCTGGGCGCGCGTGCGCTATCGGAACCTCACGGGCGGCATCGTCGCCTTGCACCGGGCGGTCAAGCCGGACGCCGCGAAGCCGGACGCCGCGGCACGCGATGAAGACCGGCGGAGCGGATCGGCGGCCGGAGCCGAGTGA
- a CDS encoding TetR/AcrR family transcriptional regulator has translation MPEILARPQAQRVDAARNRARLLEVARAHLLAGNDLPLNTIAREAAVGVGTAYRHFPNRATLLEALAIDAFEALLEQVSAAIVASGTDTAAALRGALQAAFNELRGDAALAKILSSGAFSCADTAAIASDLVTAFTDVLARARREGLLREDVGPDDLRRLLCGLAAATHAGTEPVADPSRYLEILVAGLRPH, from the coding sequence ATGCCCGAGATTCTTGCCAGACCCCAGGCACAACGGGTCGACGCCGCCCGGAATCGCGCCCGACTCCTCGAGGTCGCCCGAGCTCACCTGCTTGCCGGCAATGACCTGCCACTCAATACGATCGCCCGCGAGGCAGCGGTCGGCGTGGGAACCGCGTACCGGCACTTCCCGAACCGCGCAACGCTACTGGAAGCACTGGCTATTGACGCCTTCGAGGCATTGCTGGAACAAGTCAGCGCTGCAATCGTCGCCTCTGGAACCGATACGGCAGCCGCACTGCGAGGGGCCCTCCAAGCCGCCTTCAATGAGCTCCGAGGCGACGCCGCGCTGGCCAAGATCCTCAGTTCCGGTGCGTTCTCCTGTGCCGATACGGCAGCGATCGCGAGCGATCTCGTCACGGCGTTCACCGACGTGCTGGCGCGTGCGCGCCGGGAAGGGCTGCTGCGCGAGGACGTCGGGCCGGACGACCTTCGCCGGCTGCTCTGCGGACTCGCTGCGGCCACGCACGCCGGCACCGAGCCGGTAGCCGATCCTTCGCGATACCTCGAGATCCTCGTGGCCGGGCTGCGACCTCACTAA
- a CDS encoding FAD-dependent oxidoreductase yields MRPMRVAIVGAGPAGIYAADLLTKAERDFEVSIDMFERLPVPFGLVRYGVAPDHPRIKLIINALIKVLDRGDVRVFGNVEYGRDIDLAELQSMYDAVIFSTGCVRDADLDIPGIDLPGSHGGAEFVNWYDSHPDYSQEWSLDAGQVAVIGNGNVALDVSRMLSKHADDLLPTEIPDHVYKTLKNSSVTDVHVFGRRGPAQVKFTPLELRELGKVPDVDVIVYPEDFDFDDASMRQIHSNNQTKQVTKTLTDWTLREPSGASRRLHLHFLHAPVEVLGEDKVEGLRTERMELDGNAGVKGTGEFHEWPVQAVYRAVGYFGSPLDALPFDSKRGVIPNDGGVVLSSTEAGAEPVPGVYATGWIKRGPVGLIGHTKGDALETITHVIEDRPGLPEPENPDPAAIVDFLESRGIEATDWSGYHAMDDQERRNGEARGRERIKFATREEMLKAAHAPS; encoded by the coding sequence ATGCGCCCAATGCGGGTGGCAATTGTCGGCGCCGGTCCGGCCGGTATCTACGCGGCGGATCTGCTGACGAAGGCCGAACGCGATTTCGAGGTCAGCATCGACATGTTCGAGAGGCTTCCGGTACCGTTCGGGCTGGTCCGCTACGGCGTCGCGCCGGATCATCCCCGCATCAAACTGATCATCAATGCACTGATCAAGGTGCTCGACCGGGGCGACGTGCGCGTATTCGGCAATGTGGAATACGGCCGTGACATCGACCTTGCCGAACTGCAGTCGATGTACGATGCGGTGATCTTTTCGACCGGGTGCGTGCGCGACGCCGACCTCGACATCCCCGGGATCGATCTGCCCGGGTCGCACGGCGGAGCCGAGTTCGTCAACTGGTACGACTCGCATCCGGACTACTCGCAGGAATGGTCGCTGGACGCCGGGCAGGTGGCGGTGATCGGCAACGGGAACGTCGCGCTCGACGTTTCCCGGATGCTCTCGAAACATGCCGACGACCTGCTGCCGACCGAAATTCCGGACCACGTGTACAAGACGTTGAAGAATTCGTCGGTCACGGATGTGCACGTGTTCGGACGGCGCGGGCCGGCCCAGGTGAAATTCACGCCGCTGGAGTTGCGCGAGCTGGGCAAGGTTCCGGACGTCGACGTCATCGTGTATCCGGAGGATTTCGATTTCGACGACGCATCGATGCGGCAGATCCACTCGAACAATCAGACCAAGCAGGTCACGAAGACTTTGACCGACTGGACGTTGCGCGAGCCCTCGGGCGCCTCGCGCCGGCTGCACCTGCATTTCCTGCACGCGCCCGTCGAAGTGCTCGGCGAGGACAAGGTCGAAGGTTTGCGCACCGAGCGGATGGAACTCGACGGCAACGCCGGCGTCAAGGGGACCGGCGAGTTCCACGAGTGGCCGGTACAGGCCGTGTATCGCGCGGTCGGCTACTTCGGATCCCCGCTGGATGCGTTGCCGTTCGATTCAAAGCGCGGAGTCATTCCCAATGACGGCGGAGTCGTGTTGTCGTCGACGGAGGCCGGCGCGGAGCCGGTCCCCGGCGTCTACGCGACGGGCTGGATCAAACGCGGGCCGGTCGGACTGATCGGGCACACCAAGGGCGACGCACTGGAAACCATCACGCACGTGATCGAGGATCGGCCCGGCCTGCCGGAACCGGAGAATCCGGATCCGGCGGCGATAGTGGACTTTTTGGAAAGCCGCGGAATCGAAGCCACCGACTGGTCGGGCTACCACGCCATGGACGATCAGGAGCGTCGCAACGGCGAGGCCCGTGGACGCGAACGCATCAAATTCGCCACCCGCGAGGAGATGTTGAAGGCCGCGCACGCGCCCAGTTAA
- a CDS encoding polyprenyl synthetase family protein has translation MNQAEPQTSPINVGAGFALAPDDPVLAKNMTDGLAIVEDRLRAAVAQTDDIADASSKHLIDAGGKRVRPLLVLLAAQLGDSRHHEVVEAAVVTELTHLATLYHDDVMDSAPMRRGAPSAHEVWGNSIAILTGDLLFARASSIVAELGPEAVSLQAKTFERLCLGQMRETLGPDDGADRIEHYIGVLSDKTGSLISAAGQFGTRFSGAPAAYVPVLAEFGEKIGVAFQLADDVIDLTIDAATSGKTPGTDLRERVPTLPVLLARKAADDGDAASRDLVALLDADLSTDEALAGAVAAMRAHPAVAEASAEARKWADAAIAALAPLPDGSVKDALSAFARTVVERTA, from the coding sequence ATGAACCAGGCTGAACCGCAGACGTCGCCCATTAACGTGGGCGCGGGATTTGCTCTCGCCCCGGACGACCCCGTGCTGGCGAAGAACATGACGGACGGTCTGGCAATCGTCGAGGACCGGCTGCGCGCCGCCGTCGCGCAGACCGACGACATCGCCGACGCCAGCTCGAAACATCTGATTGACGCCGGCGGCAAGCGCGTTCGCCCGCTGCTCGTCCTGTTGGCCGCGCAGTTGGGCGATTCGCGGCACCACGAAGTGGTTGAAGCGGCGGTCGTGACCGAACTGACCCACTTGGCCACCCTGTACCACGATGACGTGATGGATTCGGCGCCCATGCGCCGCGGCGCGCCCAGTGCGCACGAGGTGTGGGGCAACTCGATTGCGATCTTGACCGGCGACCTGTTGTTCGCCCGTGCGTCGAGCATCGTTGCCGAGCTCGGTCCCGAGGCCGTCTCGTTGCAAGCGAAGACCTTCGAGCGGCTTTGCCTGGGCCAAATGCGCGAAACGCTCGGCCCGGACGACGGCGCCGACCGGATCGAGCACTACATCGGCGTGCTATCCGACAAGACCGGGTCGCTGATTTCGGCGGCCGGCCAGTTCGGGACGCGTTTTTCCGGTGCCCCGGCGGCATATGTGCCGGTTTTGGCCGAATTCGGCGAAAAGATCGGCGTGGCGTTTCAACTGGCCGACGACGTCATCGACCTGACAATCGACGCGGCGACGTCCGGTAAGACTCCCGGAACCGATTTGCGCGAACGTGTGCCGACCCTGCCGGTTCTGCTGGCGCGCAAGGCCGCGGACGACGGCGACGCGGCAAGCCGCGATCTGGTCGCCTTGTTGGACGCCGATCTATCCACCGACGAGGCATTGGCCGGCGCAGTCGCGGCCATGCGGGCGCACCCCGCCGTCGCCGAGGCGTCCGCTGAAGCGCGCAAATGGGCGGATGCGGCAATTGCCGCGTTGGCACCGCTGCCGGACGGCAGCGTGAAGGATGCGTTGAGTGCGTTTGCACGCACCGTCGTCGAGCGGACGGCCTAG
- a CDS encoding isochorismate synthase, protein MTKQHLHARSYFIDGVGSAVSPFDSELPTDLTDFLTRLPASGLSAWVRGHSGLVGWGELSRFETKGADRFADASDFWKQLSAGADVDDAVRLPGSGPVAFGSFGFSDRTDIPSVLIVPRVVLGRHSGRVWVTTMSFDDEPAPERLGAPSPLERPRAVTVTAGGRDDWEETVGKVVDRIRAGEAKKVVMARDAAARSDEPLDVRFLLGHLNAHYPTCWTYHVDGMLGATPELLVSSHDGAVHSRVLAGTFYNNSGDHDVDVEAARHVLAKSKDSAEHKYAVDSLVETLSPLCSSLEVDCEPFLLELPNVIHLASDARGHLTHRSDGSRVSSLEIAAALHPTAAVGGTPRGRALELIDELEATDRGRYAGPVGWIGASGDGEWGLALRGGRLDEDGRGVRLFAGGGIVGESVPEYEWLETVAKLAPMLAALGVRTER, encoded by the coding sequence ATGACAAAGCAGCATTTGCACGCTCGTTCGTACTTCATCGACGGGGTCGGCTCGGCCGTCTCGCCTTTCGACAGCGAGCTGCCGACCGACCTGACCGATTTCCTGACCCGGCTGCCCGCGAGCGGCCTCTCGGCGTGGGTGCGCGGACATTCGGGGCTCGTCGGATGGGGCGAGCTTTCCCGGTTCGAGACCAAGGGCGCCGACAGGTTCGCCGATGCGTCGGACTTCTGGAAACAACTCTCGGCCGGCGCGGACGTCGACGACGCCGTCCGGCTCCCCGGGTCGGGGCCCGTCGCTTTCGGCTCGTTCGGCTTCTCCGACCGAACCGATATCCCGTCCGTCCTGATTGTTCCGCGCGTCGTGCTGGGCAGGCATTCGGGCCGCGTATGGGTGACGACCATGAGTTTTGACGACGAGCCCGCGCCGGAGCGGCTGGGAGCGCCGTCCCCGTTGGAGCGGCCGCGCGCCGTCACCGTGACGGCCGGCGGCCGCGACGACTGGGAAGAAACCGTCGGGAAGGTGGTCGACCGTATCCGCGCCGGCGAAGCGAAAAAGGTGGTGATGGCCCGGGACGCCGCGGCCCGCAGCGACGAGCCGCTCGACGTGCGGTTCCTTCTCGGCCATTTGAACGCACACTACCCGACCTGTTGGACCTACCACGTCGACGGAATGCTCGGCGCTACGCCGGAGTTGTTGGTGAGCTCGCACGACGGGGCGGTGCATTCGCGGGTGCTGGCCGGCACGTTCTACAACAACTCGGGCGATCACGACGTCGATGTCGAGGCGGCCCGCCATGTGCTGGCGAAATCCAAGGACAGCGCCGAACACAAGTACGCGGTTGATTCACTTGTCGAAACCCTTTCACCGCTGTGCAGCTCGCTCGAGGTCGACTGCGAACCGTTCCTGCTCGAACTGCCCAACGTCATCCACTTGGCCTCGGACGCACGCGGGCACCTGACGCATCGATCCGACGGAAGCCGGGTCAGCTCGCTGGAAATCGCTGCCGCGCTGCATCCGACGGCAGCGGTCGGCGGCACCCCTCGCGGCCGTGCCCTCGAACTGATCGACGAACTCGAGGCAACGGATCGCGGCAGGTACGCCGGGCCGGTCGGCTGGATCGGCGCGTCCGGCGACGGCGAGTGGGGCCTTGCTCTGCGCGGCGGGCGTCTGGACGAGGACGGCCGCGGCGTTCGGTTGTTCGCCGGCGGCGGGATCGTCGGCGAGAGCGTGCCGGAATACGAGTGGCTCGAGACAGTTGCCAAACTGGCACCCATGCTTGCCGCGCTCGGCGTCCGGACCGAACGATAG
- the rarD gene encoding EamA family transporter RarD: MPEIETSTTAAPEENTDRLGLLFGMLGYVSWGFIPLYFAILEPAGSIEIVAHRVLWCLVLCAIALIFTRGYRRVFALMRSPRVLLTIAAASVFIAGNWLTYVYGVMTGRVVEVSLGYFINPLFTVLLGVVVLRERLSRTQWAAVIIGTVAVIVIAVAYGRLPWLALVVAFSFGMYGLLKNRVGKSVGSLEGLSIESLVLTPISLAYVLWIEAAGHGTFTGNGAGHTLLLMGLGAVTAIPLLLFGAGARRLPLVWMGMLQYITPIMQFVLGVTVFGEHMAPARWIGFFLVWTALAVLTTDMLRRRRQRQLRSRARANEPCEDAS; this comes from the coding sequence GTGCCCGAGATCGAGACTTCCACCACGGCTGCCCCCGAAGAGAACACCGACCGCCTCGGATTGCTCTTCGGCATGCTCGGGTACGTGTCGTGGGGGTTCATTCCGCTCTACTTTGCGATTCTGGAGCCGGCCGGATCCATCGAGATCGTCGCCCACCGGGTGCTGTGGTGCCTCGTGCTGTGCGCGATAGCGCTGATCTTCACCCGCGGCTACCGGCGAGTCTTCGCCCTTATGCGCTCACCGCGCGTACTGCTGACCATCGCCGCCGCATCGGTGTTCATTGCCGGCAACTGGCTGACGTACGTGTACGGCGTGATGACCGGGCGTGTGGTCGAGGTATCCCTCGGCTACTTCATCAACCCGCTGTTCACGGTGCTGTTGGGCGTGGTCGTGCTCCGGGAGCGCCTCTCGCGGACGCAATGGGCGGCCGTGATCATCGGTACGGTGGCCGTCATCGTCATCGCCGTCGCGTACGGGCGTCTTCCCTGGCTCGCACTCGTTGTGGCGTTCAGCTTCGGCATGTACGGATTGCTGAAGAACCGGGTCGGCAAGTCGGTCGGCTCGCTCGAGGGCCTGTCGATCGAATCGCTCGTGCTGACCCCCATCTCGCTGGCCTACGTGCTGTGGATCGAAGCGGCCGGCCACGGCACGTTCACCGGCAACGGGGCGGGCCACACGCTGCTGTTGATGGGGCTCGGAGCCGTCACGGCGATCCCGTTGCTGCTTTTCGGCGCGGGAGCACGGCGTCTGCCGCTGGTCTGGATGGGGATGCTGCAGTACATCACGCCCATCATGCAGTTCGTCCTGGGCGTCACGGTGTTCGGCGAGCACATGGCGCCGGCCCGGTGGATCGGTTTCTTCCTCGTTTGGACGGCGCTTGCCGTGCTCACGACCGACATGCTGCGCCGACGCCGGCAGCGTCAGCTCCGTAGCCGTGCCCGGGCAAATGAGCCGTGCGAAGACGCGAGCTAG
- the menD gene encoding 2-succinyl-5-enolpyruvyl-6-hydroxy-3-cyclohexene-1-carboxylic-acid synthase, translating into MNVSTLTARALVTELIRSRIRHVVLSPGSRSAPLAYALTAAADRGLIRLHVRIDERVAGFTALGLAKGELVQNALIGGDPVGEGATPSDPVAIVTTSGTAVANLHPAVLEASYGGVPLIVLSADRPAELRGTGSNQTLRAQHTLFTTDVRHAVDVPAVGQPSDVAEPAEALRTAIALARGGAGPAADGADPRPGPVHVNVSFRPPLVPDDEPYTPEQNADGPATPGSPRVRQRQTAGSETGQLRLRRGPRTVIVAGDSPNPATGRAACRLADAAGWPVLAEPTSGARRGSVDAYRLVLAESPLTERIERVVVFGHPTLSRPVNELLSRPDIEHVVVTADPRAFGAGVPGGRCVPGVTFDPGNPDASGDADAAVGESADRAWRDAWIREGARALSAVADVLDDAVELTGPAVAADVVAATGPRDVLVVGSSNPIRDVDLVMPAEERTVVASRGLAGIDGTIATASGIALALPQSRVRVLVGDLTALHDSGALMIGPLEDAPDLEIIVFNDDGGGIFATLEQGDDRLAASFERIFGTPHGARFDHLAAAYGLEYECVDLAAGLRRALGTWTWGRRRLIEVRGDRLGRRRLDRRIRARVHAALEAPARPDVPPA; encoded by the coding sequence GTGAACGTTTCCACCCTGACCGCCCGAGCCCTCGTCACCGAGCTCATCCGCTCGCGAATCCGCCACGTGGTGCTCTCACCGGGCTCGCGCAGCGCCCCGTTGGCGTATGCCTTGACGGCTGCAGCGGACCGGGGCCTCATCCGGTTGCACGTGCGTATCGACGAGCGCGTCGCCGGATTCACGGCGCTGGGCTTGGCAAAGGGCGAGTTGGTTCAGAATGCCCTGATCGGCGGCGACCCGGTCGGTGAGGGCGCGACGCCTTCGGATCCGGTCGCGATTGTGACGACGTCGGGCACGGCCGTGGCGAACCTCCACCCGGCCGTGCTCGAAGCAAGTTACGGGGGAGTGCCGCTGATCGTCCTGAGCGCCGACCGGCCGGCCGAGCTGCGCGGTACCGGCTCGAACCAAACGCTACGCGCTCAGCACACGCTCTTCACGACCGACGTGCGGCACGCCGTGGATGTGCCTGCCGTCGGGCAGCCGAGCGACGTCGCCGAGCCGGCTGAGGCACTGCGCACGGCAATCGCGCTGGCGCGGGGAGGCGCCGGGCCGGCCGCGGACGGCGCGGATCCTCGCCCCGGGCCGGTCCACGTGAACGTATCCTTTCGGCCGCCGCTGGTGCCGGACGACGAACCGTACACCCCGGAGCAGAATGCGGACGGTCCGGCGACCCCGGGCAGCCCCCGGGTGCGGCAGCGGCAGACGGCGGGCTCCGAGACGGGGCAGTTACGTCTTCGACGGGGGCCGCGGACCGTCATCGTGGCCGGCGACTCCCCGAATCCGGCGACCGGCCGGGCGGCCTGCCGTCTTGCCGATGCCGCCGGCTGGCCGGTTCTTGCCGAGCCGACGTCCGGCGCTCGCCGCGGATCCGTCGATGCCTACCGGCTCGTGCTGGCCGAGTCGCCACTGACCGAACGGATCGAACGGGTAGTCGTTTTCGGCCACCCCACGTTGAGCCGTCCCGTGAACGAGCTTTTGTCCCGCCCCGACATCGAGCACGTCGTGGTGACCGCCGACCCCCGAGCGTTTGGCGCGGGCGTGCCCGGCGGCCGGTGCGTCCCGGGCGTGACTTTCGATCCGGGCAACCCGGATGCCTCGGGCGACGCGGACGCTGCAGTCGGGGAATCGGCCGACCGAGCCTGGCGGGACGCGTGGATCCGCGAAGGCGCCCGCGCCTTGTCGGCGGTTGCCGACGTGCTGGACGACGCCGTCGAACTCACGGGGCCGGCAGTGGCGGCCGACGTCGTGGCCGCCACCGGGCCGCGGGACGTCCTGGTCGTCGGTTCGTCGAACCCGATTCGCGACGTCGACCTGGTGATGCCCGCCGAAGAGCGGACGGTGGTGGCCTCGCGCGGGCTGGCGGGAATCGACGGCACGATCGCGACGGCGTCCGGCATCGCCTTGGCGCTTCCGCAATCGAGAGTCCGCGTGCTGGTGGGCGACCTGACCGCGTTGCACGATTCCGGCGCCCTCATGATCGGGCCGCTCGAGGACGCCCCGGATCTGGAAATCATCGTCTTCAATGACGACGGCGGCGGCATCTTTGCGACCTTGGAACAAGGCGACGACCGGTTGGCGGCCTCGTTCGAACGGATCTTCGGCACGCCGCACGGCGCCCGATTCGACCACCTGGCCGCCGCTTACGGGCTGGAGTATGAATGCGTCGACTTGGCGGCGGGGCTGCGCCGCGCCTTGGGCACCTGGACGTGGGGACGACGCCGGCTCATCGAGGTGCGCGGCGATCGGCTCGGTCGTCGCCGGTTGGATCGCCGCATCCGTGCCCGTGTCCACGCCGCGCTGGAAGCGCCGGCCCGGCCGGACGTGCCCCCGGCCTGA
- a CDS encoding geranylgeranyl reductase family protein: MSTPAGGPSRQADVIVVGAGPAGATTAYYLAKAGLDVLAVEKSKFPREKVCGDGLTPRATREIECMGLPTTYERGWRRNKGLRLIGGGHSLEMPWPDVSAFPNYGLVRTRLGFDAELAAHAERAGARLLQQHAVTAPIVDEKTGRVSGVRVRETDDAGRKTGPEADFRAPVVVAADGISARMALALGLEKRDDRPMGVAVRTYFTSPRHDDDWLESWVEIRAKGTAGHPGPVLPGYGWVFGVGDGTSNVGLGILNSSKQFGKVDYRRVLRDWTDSTPEAWGFRPENQVGRVRGAALPMAFNRTPHYVPGMLLVGDSAGMVNPFNGEGIAYAMEAGRIAADTIAQAFTRRPAMNADRELAAYPDRIKTAWGSYFTLGRGFVQVIGRPALMALGIKYGMSSRTLMRFVVKLLANLTEDPRHRRDGYDRVIHALDRLVPATSNQ, encoded by the coding sequence GTGAGCACACCAGCAGGCGGGCCCTCGCGGCAGGCAGATGTCATAGTGGTCGGCGCCGGACCGGCCGGCGCGACAACCGCGTACTACTTGGCCAAGGCCGGCCTCGACGTGCTGGCCGTCGAGAAGTCGAAGTTCCCGCGCGAAAAGGTGTGCGGGGATGGTCTCACGCCGCGCGCGACCCGGGAGATCGAATGCATGGGGCTGCCGACGACGTACGAGCGCGGGTGGCGTCGCAATAAGGGGCTGCGCCTGATCGGCGGCGGGCATTCCTTGGAAATGCCTTGGCCCGATGTCAGCGCCTTCCCGAACTATGGGCTCGTGCGCACCAGGCTCGGATTCGACGCCGAACTCGCCGCCCACGCCGAACGGGCCGGAGCGCGCTTGCTGCAGCAACACGCCGTGACGGCGCCGATCGTCGATGAGAAGACCGGCCGGGTGTCGGGCGTCCGCGTGCGCGAAACCGACGACGCCGGACGCAAGACCGGCCCGGAAGCCGACTTCCGAGCGCCCGTCGTCGTCGCGGCCGACGGCATCTCGGCGCGCATGGCGCTGGCCCTCGGTCTGGAAAAACGCGACGACCGCCCCATGGGGGTGGCAGTGCGCACCTATTTCACGTCGCCGCGTCACGACGACGACTGGCTGGAAAGCTGGGTGGAGATCCGCGCCAAAGGCACGGCCGGGCACCCGGGACCGGTGCTGCCCGGATACGGGTGGGTGTTCGGCGTCGGCGACGGCACGTCGAACGTCGGACTGGGCATTTTGAACTCCTCCAAGCAGTTCGGCAAGGTCGACTACCGGCGGGTGCTGCGCGACTGGACCGACTCGACGCCCGAAGCGTGGGGGTTCCGCCCGGAAAATCAAGTCGGACGGGTGCGCGGGGCCGCGCTGCCCATGGCATTCAACCGGACGCCGCATTACGTGCCGGGCATGCTGCTGGTCGGCGACTCGGCAGGTATGGTGAACCCGTTCAACGGCGAAGGCATCGCCTACGCCATGGAAGCCGGCAGGATCGCCGCCGACACGATCGCCCAGGCATTCACCCGCCGTCCGGCAATGAACGCCGACCGCGAACTTGCCGCCTATCCGGACCGGATCAAAACCGCATGGGGCAGCTATTTCACCCTGGGCCGCGGTTTCGTCCAAGTGATCGGCAGGCCCGCGCTGATGGCACTGGGCATCAAATACGGAATGTCGTCACGCACCCTGATGCGGTTCGTCGTCAAGCTCTTGGCTAACCTCACGGAGGACCCCCGTCACCGTCGGGACGGATACGATCGAGTTATTCATGCCTTGGATCGTTTAGTCCCGGCCACCTCGAACCAGTGA
- a CDS encoding MDR family MFS transporter translates to MARSARDHRTPVLFALILAMALVAMDTTIVATAIPQVVDDLGGFALVGWVFSVYLLAQTVTIPVYGKLADLFGRKPILVIGVVIFLAGSLLSALSWSMVALIVFRALQGLGAGSIGATVNTVAGDIYTIEERGRIQGYLSSVWGISAVVAPAIGGVFAQYASWRWIFLVNLPIGVFALVLIVRGLHEDVRPQRHRIDYAGASAVLVAACALILGLLQGGTAWPWLSVPSIATFAAAVAALIVTIACERRASEPILPGHLWTRRLPAGSYAATLTAGLMVIGLSIYLPNWGQHVLGLNAVEAGFVLAVMSLTWPTASGLSARLYLRIGFRNTALVGTGFAIASGIVFSLLGTTSPIWQPVLGSALMGAGMGLIVSPLLVGLQSTVGWSERGTITGGAMFARFFGQSIGAAVFGAVTNNVLRSHHGAPLDVATNAATHATFIGLLVAAAVTAAILLIVVPRHFPTIDAHSA, encoded by the coding sequence ATGGCCCGTTCCGCTCGCGATCACCGCACGCCCGTGCTGTTTGCCTTGATCCTTGCCATGGCACTCGTGGCCATGGACACCACCATCGTCGCCACGGCGATCCCCCAGGTCGTCGACGACCTGGGCGGGTTCGCCCTGGTGGGCTGGGTCTTTTCCGTCTATCTGTTGGCGCAGACCGTGACCATCCCGGTTTACGGAAAACTCGCCGACCTGTTCGGACGCAAGCCGATCCTGGTCATCGGCGTGGTGATCTTTCTTGCCGGTTCACTGCTGTCGGCGCTGTCGTGGTCGATGGTGGCGCTGATCGTCTTCCGCGCGCTGCAGGGCCTCGGCGCCGGCTCGATCGGCGCAACGGTGAACACGGTGGCCGGCGACATCTACACCATTGAAGAGCGCGGCCGGATACAGGGCTACTTGTCCAGCGTGTGGGGAATTTCGGCAGTCGTGGCACCTGCTATCGGCGGCGTCTTCGCACAATACGCATCGTGGCGATGGATCTTCCTGGTCAATCTGCCGATCGGCGTCTTTGCGCTGGTCTTGATAGTGCGCGGCCTGCACGAGGATGTACGCCCGCAGCGTCACCGCATCGACTACGCCGGTGCTTCCGCCGTGTTGGTCGCGGCGTGCGCGCTCATTCTCGGCCTTTTACAAGGCGGGACGGCGTGGCCGTGGCTGTCGGTGCCGAGCATCGCCACCTTCGCGGCGGCCGTCGCCGCATTGATCGTCACCATCGCCTGCGAACGACGCGCCAGCGAACCGATTCTGCCGGGCCATTTGTGGACCCGCCGGCTGCCGGCCGGATCGTATGCCGCGACCTTGACGGCGGGGCTGATGGTGATCGGCCTCTCGATCTACCTGCCCAACTGGGGCCAGCACGTCCTGGGGTTGAACGCGGTCGAGGCCGGGTTCGTCCTGGCGGTCATGAGCCTGACCTGGCCCACCGCGTCCGGTCTCTCGGCACGGCTCTACCTGCGCATCGGATTCCGCAACACGGCGCTTGTCGGCACCGGATTCGCGATAGCGTCCGGAATCGTGTTCAGCCTTTTGGGCACGACGTCGCCCATCTGGCAGCCGGTGCTCGGCAGCGCCCTGATGGGCGCCGGAATGGGGCTCATCGTCTCGCCGCTGCTCGTCGGACTGCAAAGCACCGTCGGCTGGTCCGAACGCGGCACAATCACGGGCGGCGCCATGTTCGCCAGGTTCTTCGGGCAGAGCATCGGCGCCGCGGTGTTCGGCGCCGTCACGAACAACGTGCTACGGAGTCACCACGGCGCGCCGCTCGACGTGGCGACGAACGCGGCAACGCACGCCACGTTCATCGGGCTGTTGGTTGCGGCAGCGGTGACGGCGGCGATTTTGCTGATAGTCGTGCCGCGGCACTTCCCCACCATCGACGCGCACTCCGCTTAA